Genomic DNA from Lutibacter sp. A80:
CCAGCATATACCGGATTGTCTTGATATTTTCTAGCAGGAAGCACACGTTCCATCTCAAACCCTTCCTCTTGAATTCCCATCTTTTCTGCTTTATCTCTATACTTTGTCCATTTTTCTTTAGTAGTTTGTATTCCACTATGAACGGCATAAAAAGAAAGGTATGCAAGAAAATGATTATCCTTGTTTTCTTTTATAAACTTACTAGTTTCTTGAGCTAATTTCATTGATAAATTCAACCCTTTTTCTTCTGGTAAATTTGGTAAATATGGGTTTTTAAAAGGTGAAAAATATCCTCCATTTGGACCACCAGCGTTGTATCCTCCAATATTAACATCAAAACCATGGTCTGTTGGTAATGATCTTTGTTCTTTACCCCCTAAATGCCACTTACCTGCAAAAAAAGTTGCATAGCCTTGTTCTTTAAAAGCTTCTGGTAGTGTAATAGAACTAGAGTCTAAATGATGTTTATATTCTGGTGGTAATAATTTGGTATAACGTTTACGTTGTTTCCACGATTGCCCACTATTTCTTTTTCCTTCAAATTGAGTAATCCCATGTCTGGCTGGGTATTGACCTGTCATTAAACTTGCTCTTGATGGACTACAAACCGTACAAGCTGCATATCCATCTGTAAAAATTGTTCCAGATTCTGCAATTTTATCGATGTTTGGTGTTTCGTAATACGAGCTTCCCATTATACTCAAATCTGCATAGCCTAAATCATCTACCAAAATAAATAAGATATTAGGTTTTTCAGGTATTTTAGTTTCCGATACATCAACAGCTTTAGAGTTAGAATTACAAGCCATTAAAGAGCTTATTAGTAACAATAAAATTGTTTTTTGAAATATGAAATTAATATTAAGGTATTTCATTTATTAAAAGTTTAAAATATTGTTTTCTATTTAGTAGACTATTTATATACAGACTTTATTGCCATTGCATAACAACTTACAAATGCATAAATCTTTATTAATTTACTGAGCATAAAGCACTTCATCCCAATTATCTGTTCTAAAAGGTAATGCTGGCAAGCCTTGTTTGTTGTACAATGTTCCGTTGGCATTATTAGCCCAAATATATCTTGCTGCAACCGGTTTTTTTACTTTAGAAGAACTTAAAATAATTGTATTTCCGTCTTGTTTTACTTGTGCCTTGTGAAATGTTTTATTTTCTCCAGCAATATAAAATGAAGGTATTCCACCCATATTACCTCCTGCTGAATGTAATTTAGAACCTGGTGTTTCAAAATCAATAACTAAAGTTTCTCCTTCAGTTTTATAAGATTTTAAAGAAGGCCCTGCATACACAATATAACTTTTACCGTATGTTTTATTTAAAGCTATTAAACTTAATCTACGACTAACTTCTTTTTTTTGAGGTGGATGAATGTCATAAATAGCACCAATATCTTGAGTCCCAGCAACACCAGTATTTGGTAGTTTTAAAGCTTCTAATTGTGCTTCTACTATTTGTGGCACAGCAAATTTATCTGAATAATTATAAGGTGCTATTTGTACAAAATAAAAAGGGAAATTACCAATATCCCATTGTGCTCTCCAACTAGATATCATATTTGGGAAAAGTGTTTTATACTCTTTCCAATTTTTAGCATTAGATTCTCCTTGATACCAAATTGCACCTTTAATTCTGTAATTGATTAAGGGTGAAATCATACCGTTATACAGGTTGGAAAATTTATTTTGAGCAGCTTTTTCTAAAGTTGTTTTTTCAACACCTTCTTTAGGAGTCCAAGGTTCAACTCTAGTTCCACCCCAGGCAGACTGGATTAAACCAACAGGGATTTTTAAATTATCCGACAACTGTTTTCCATAAAAATAACCAACCGCCGAAAAATTTAAAACTGTTTCTGGCGTACACTCAACCCATTCACCTTCACAATCTTCCAATGGAGTAGTTGATTTTTTCTTTTGAACCAAGAACATACGTATATTAGAATTATTTGCTTTTTGTGATTCTTCCCAAAAATTTACAATCGGTTTTTGATTGTTACGAAAACCTAATTGCCTTTCCATGTTAGATTGCCCAGAACACAACCAAACTTCTCCAAATAAAATATTATTTACAGTTAGCTTTGTTGAACCGCTTATTTTTAAATTACCCTTTTTTCCAGCTTTTGGTGTAGAGATTAACAACTGCCATTTCCCAGATTCATTAGTAGTTGTTTTTACTGATTTTGTCCAAGAAGGATTCACAATTACACTTTGTCCTGGCGTATCCCAACCCCAAATTTTCACATCTGTAGCTTGTTGTAAAAGCATATTATCCGATAAAATTGATGGTAATTTAGTTTGAGCAATCAACGTTTGAAAACCAACAAATAAAGTGAAAAAAAATACAATTTTAATTATTAAATGTTTCATTTTTATAATACATTTTATTAATATAATTCTAATTTACTAAGGTAATTTATTCTATAGCTAAACGCTATAATTTTAACCTATATATGGATTCACAGTAGCTTTTTTATTAAAATAATATACGATATAATAATTTTTATGGTTCGTTTAATTATAACTCTCTACTATACCCTTGTTTTTTATATAAGTCCAAAAGCTCATCTAATTCTTTAACTACTTCGGGATGTTGGCTGTACACATTATTTTTCTCTTCTGGATCCTTTTCAATATTATATAAGGTTCCTGGTACTTCACCATCTTTTGCTTGCATAGATTTTGGTTTTGTAAACCCTCCAGATCCTAAATTTGGAGTATATTTCCAAGCTCCTTTTCTAATTGAGAACATTCCACTGAATGAGTGATGAACAACGGCACCTCTTGTAGCTGGATTTTCAGTTGAAGTATAAGCCGACCACAAATTAAAACTGTCTTCAGCTCCTTCTTTAACCATTGGTTTATTTAAAATACCTGTTAAAGTTGCAAATAAATCCGTAGTACACATTGTTTGATTAGACTCAAAACCTGCAGGAATAACTCCATTCCATTTAGCTATATATGGTACTCTGTGTCCACCTTCATAAATATCTGCTTTTTGACCTCTATAAATATAATTAGCACGGTGCGCATACTTTTTCTTATCTGCCGGTTTCCAATGAGATCCATTATCTGAAGTTACAATTATTAATGTATTATCCATTTTACCCGCTTTTTCCAAAGCATCAACAACTGCACCAACAGCATCATCTACCATTGTAACAAAATCTCCATAACGTCCTGCTTCAGATTTCCCAACAGCATCACCTGTTGGCAACCAAGGAGTATGAGGTGCTGTTAACGGAAAGTACAGAAAAAAAGGAGTATCAACTTCTTTTTGATCTGCAATAAACGAAACTGATTTTTTAGTAAAATTATCTAACACATTTTCAAACACAAAACTTGGCGCCTTTTCTCCAGCTCTCCAAAAAATACCACGTCCTTCTTTATTTTGATTTTTACCTTTTGTATATGCCGTAGGTAATTCTACAGCTTTTCCATTTTCAACATACACGTAAGGAGGCATATCTAAAGAACCCGATATTACATATGAATAGTCGAATCCTAAATCGCTAGGACTTTTAATTTTTTTATTAAAATCTATATTACTAACTCCATTTTTTTCAGTTATGGCTGCTTCACCATCTTTTGGCTGAAAACCTAAACCTAAATGCCATTTTCCAATACAAGCAGTTTTATAACCGTTGCTTTTAAGGTAAGAAGCAATAGTTGGCCTAGTTTCTTCTATTAAAGGTTCATCATAACCATTTAAAACTCCTTTTTTTAAACGACTTCTCCAAGCATAACGTCCTGTTAAAATTCCATATCTAGTTGGCGTACATACTGAAGAATTTGTATGAACATCTGTAAAATGAACACCTTCTTCAACTATTTTATCCATATGAGGTGTTTGAATTCCTGATTTTTGATTTAAAGCTGAAAGGTCTCCATAACCCATATCATCCGCTAAAATATAAACGATATTAGGAGTTGCACTTTTAGTTGTAATATTTTCTTTTTTATTATTTTTATTGGCTTCACAAGAAGTGATTAAAACCAATATTAAAAGAAACTTTATTGTTTTCATTATTCGGTATTTTTTTATGTATTCAAGTGAAATAAAATTTA
This window encodes:
- a CDS encoding sulfatase, producing MKYLNINFIFQKTILLLLISSLMACNSNSKAVDVSETKIPEKPNILFILVDDLGYADLSIMGSSYYETPNIDKIAESGTIFTDGYAACTVCSPSRASLMTGQYPARHGITQFEGKRNSGQSWKQRKRYTKLLPPEYKHHLDSSSITLPEAFKEQGYATFFAGKWHLGGKEQRSLPTDHGFDVNIGGYNAGGPNGGYFSPFKNPYLPNLPEEKGLNLSMKLAQETSKFIKENKDNHFLAYLSFYAVHSGIQTTKEKWTKYRDKAEKMGIQEEGFEMERVLPARKYQDNPVYAGLIEHVDDAIGTVMKTLKDLGLDKNTIIVFTSDNGGVTSGDNFSTNQLTLRGGKGYQWEGGIRIPYFIDIPWIKQDGASINVPVSGVDLFPTLLDLSGLPLKPEAHKDGVSLKPLLLGEEIDERPLYWHYPHYGNQGGEPSSIIRKGKWKLIYYWEDLHAELYNLETDLGERNNLAESNPEIANQMKTQLLDWLETMDTHYAEVDPEWDKAAREKWLDKQKNVTLPRQEKQRKKMLSPDWKPNKDWWGSELNKSE
- a CDS encoding sialate O-acetylesterase, with the protein product MKHLIIKIVFFFTLFVGFQTLIAQTKLPSILSDNMLLQQATDVKIWGWDTPGQSVIVNPSWTKSVKTTTNESGKWQLLISTPKAGKKGNLKISGSTKLTVNNILFGEVWLCSGQSNMERQLGFRNNQKPIVNFWEESQKANNSNIRMFLVQKKKSTTPLEDCEGEWVECTPETVLNFSAVGYFYGKQLSDNLKIPVGLIQSAWGGTRVEPWTPKEGVEKTTLEKAAQNKFSNLYNGMISPLINYRIKGAIWYQGESNAKNWKEYKTLFPNMISSWRAQWDIGNFPFYFVQIAPYNYSDKFAVPQIVEAQLEALKLPNTGVAGTQDIGAIYDIHPPQKKEVSRRLSLIALNKTYGKSYIVYAGPSLKSYKTEGETLVIDFETPGSKLHSAGGNMGGIPSFYIAGENKTFHKAQVKQDGNTIILSSSKVKKPVAARYIWANNANGTLYNKQGLPALPFRTDNWDEVLYAQ
- a CDS encoding sulfatase-like hydrolase/transferase produces the protein MKTIKFLLILVLITSCEANKNNKKENITTKSATPNIVYILADDMGYGDLSALNQKSGIQTPHMDKIVEEGVHFTDVHTNSSVCTPTRYGILTGRYAWRSRLKKGVLNGYDEPLIEETRPTIASYLKSNGYKTACIGKWHLGLGFQPKDGEAAITEKNGVSNIDFNKKIKSPSDLGFDYSYVISGSLDMPPYVYVENGKAVELPTAYTKGKNQNKEGRGIFWRAGEKAPSFVFENVLDNFTKKSVSFIADQKEVDTPFFLYFPLTAPHTPWLPTGDAVGKSEAGRYGDFVTMVDDAVGAVVDALEKAGKMDNTLIIVTSDNGSHWKPADKKKYAHRANYIYRGQKADIYEGGHRVPYIAKWNGVIPAGFESNQTMCTTDLFATLTGILNKPMVKEGAEDSFNLWSAYTSTENPATRGAVVHHSFSGMFSIRKGAWKYTPNLGSGGFTKPKSMQAKDGEVPGTLYNIEKDPEEKNNVYSQHPEVVKELDELLDLYKKQGYSREL